From one Streptomyces mobaraensis genomic stretch:
- the crcB gene encoding fluoride efflux transporter CrcB, translating into MNWLFVVAGAMVGAPLRYLVDRAVQARHDSVFPWGTFTVNVVGCLVLGVVTAVAPQDVRLGLGTGLCGALTTYSTFSYETLRLAEDGARGLAVLNVLGSVAAGLGAAYAGVWLGGAV; encoded by the coding sequence GTGAACTGGCTGTTCGTCGTCGCCGGCGCCATGGTCGGCGCTCCGCTGCGCTACCTCGTCGACCGGGCCGTCCAGGCGCGGCACGATTCGGTGTTCCCCTGGGGGACGTTCACGGTCAACGTCGTCGGCTGCCTTGTGCTGGGGGTGGTGACGGCCGTCGCCCCGCAGGACGTCCGGCTGGGGCTGGGCACCGGGCTGTGCGGGGCGCTGACCACGTACTCGACGTTCTCGTACGAGACGCTGCGGCTGGCGGAGGACGGGGCGCGGGGGCTGGCGGTGCTGAACGTGCTGGGGAGCGTGGCGGCGGGGCTGGGGGCGGCGTACGCGGGGGTGTGGCTCGGCGGGGCGGTCTAG
- a CDS encoding DUF190 domain-containing protein: protein MIPRGPALRLTVYLGESDTAHGRPLASELVHRAHRAGLAGASVFRGVEGYGASSRVHTARLLSLSEDLPVAVVIVDVPERVRAFLPVVDELLDEGSGGLVTLDEVEVHRG, encoded by the coding sequence GTGATCCCGCGCGGCCCGGCGCTCCGGCTGACGGTGTACCTCGGCGAGTCCGACACCGCGCACGGCCGGCCGCTCGCCTCCGAGCTCGTCCACCGCGCCCACCGGGCCGGGCTGGCGGGCGCCAGCGTGTTCCGGGGCGTCGAGGGCTACGGCGCCTCGTCCCGCGTGCACACCGCGCGGCTGCTGTCGCTGAGCGAGGACCTGCCGGTGGCGGTGGTGATCGTGGACGTGCCGGAGCGGGTACGGGCGTTCCTGCCCGTCGTCGACGAGCTGCTGGACGAGGGGTCCGGCGGGCTCGTCACCCTGGACGAGGTCGAGGTCCACCGGGGGTGA
- a CDS encoding fluoride efflux transporter FluC yields the protein MSTTPAAPGTAPGTTPATAAARHRPGQGPVVAAVSLGGGLGAAARYGAGLLWPTPDGAFPWTTFLVNATGCALIGVLLATIAERGSPHRLLRPFLGTGVLGGYTTFSTYAVDVRHFLADGRTATGLLYLAATPLAALAAVWAASAVTRRLVRGGRR from the coding sequence GTGAGCACGACACCGGCCGCCCCAGGCACCGCCCCGGGCACCACCCCGGCCACCGCCGCCGCACGGCACCGCCCCGGCCAGGGGCCCGTCGTGGCCGCGGTGTCCCTCGGCGGCGGACTGGGCGCGGCGGCCCGCTACGGGGCCGGTCTGCTGTGGCCGACGCCGGACGGCGCCTTCCCCTGGACGACGTTCCTGGTCAACGCGACCGGCTGCGCCCTCATCGGCGTCCTGCTCGCGACCATCGCCGAACGGGGTTCCCCGCACCGGCTGCTGCGCCCCTTCCTCGGCACCGGCGTGCTCGGCGGGTACACGACGTTCTCCACCTACGCCGTCGACGTCCGGCACTTCCTGGCGGACGGCCGGACGGCGACCGGGCTGCTGTACCTGGCCGCGACGCCGCTCGCCGCGCTGGCCGCGGTGTGGGCCGCGTCCGCCGTGACGCGCCGGCTGGTGCGGGGAGGCCGACGGTGA
- a CDS encoding styrene monooxygenase/indole monooxygenase family protein, giving the protein MRGIAIVGAGQAGLHLALGLLGTGGGSSGHEVLLVSDRTPDGIRAGRVQSTQQMFGPARALERAAGLNLWDAEAPPITGARLTTAEPPGTVLRAFGGTLDEPAQSVDLRLKTARWLELFEERGGRVEYRPVTADDLPGLAAAHDLTVLASGRGDLGSVLGRDPRHSPHDRPRRALAVVYLHGVHPHPEEPGRLRMTSVPGVGELFVLPALTLSGPCTILMWEAVPDGPFDRWRDSPGPAELLARSLELMREYVPWEYELCADAEPTDAGAALTGAVTPVVRHPVAEVAPGTHVLGMADAVVLNDPLAGQGCNSAARCADRYLRAITDRGDRPFDHAWMYGAFASWWEHARHAVAFGDLLLGPLPDHARRVVLAAADHPEIAHRYVNGFADPAGYRDWLLDADRADAYLTAVTGRPVPEAGAGGGV; this is encoded by the coding sequence ATGCGCGGGATCGCGATCGTCGGGGCGGGTCAGGCCGGACTGCATCTGGCGCTGGGGCTGCTGGGGACGGGAGGCGGATCCTCCGGTCACGAGGTGCTGCTCGTGTCCGACCGGACGCCGGACGGGATCCGCGCCGGGCGGGTGCAGTCGACGCAGCAGATGTTCGGCCCGGCCAGGGCGCTGGAGCGGGCGGCCGGGCTGAACCTGTGGGACGCCGAGGCGCCCCCGATCACCGGCGCCCGGCTGACCACCGCCGAACCGCCGGGCACGGTCCTCCGCGCGTTCGGCGGGACGCTGGACGAGCCGGCGCAGTCGGTGGACCTGCGGCTGAAGACCGCCCGCTGGCTGGAGCTGTTCGAGGAGCGCGGCGGACGCGTCGAGTACCGCCCGGTGACCGCCGACGACCTGCCGGGCCTCGCCGCCGCCCACGACCTGACCGTGCTCGCCTCCGGCCGCGGCGATCTCGGGTCCGTCCTCGGCCGCGACCCCCGGCACAGCCCCCACGACCGGCCGCGGCGCGCCCTCGCCGTCGTCTACCTGCACGGCGTCCACCCGCATCCGGAGGAGCCCGGCCGGCTGCGGATGACGTCCGTGCCGGGCGTCGGCGAGCTGTTCGTGTTGCCGGCGCTCACCCTCTCCGGCCCCTGCACGATCCTGATGTGGGAGGCCGTGCCGGACGGCCCGTTCGACCGCTGGCGGGACTCCCCGGGCCCGGCGGAGCTCCTCGCCCGCTCGCTGGAGCTGATGCGGGAGTACGTCCCGTGGGAGTACGAGCTGTGCGCGGACGCCGAGCCGACGGACGCCGGTGCCGCCCTGACCGGCGCGGTCACCCCCGTCGTCCGGCATCCGGTGGCGGAAGTGGCGCCCGGGACGCATGTGTTGGGCATGGCGGACGCCGTGGTGCTCAACGACCCGCTGGCCGGGCAGGGCTGCAACAGCGCGGCCCGCTGCGCCGACCGGTACCTGCGGGCGATCACCGACCGCGGCGACCGGCCGTTCGACCACGCCTGGATGTACGGGGCGTTCGCGTCCTGGTGGGAGCACGCGCGGCACGCCGTCGCCTTCGGCGACCTGCTGCTCGGCCCGCTCCCGGACCACGCGCGGCGCGTCGTGCTCGCGGCGGCGGACCACCCGGAGATCGCCCACCGCTACGTCAACGGCTTCGCCGACCCGGCCGGCTACCGCGACTGGCTGCTGGACGCCGACCGGGCGGACGCGTACCTGACGGCGGTCACGGGCCGGCCGGTGCCGGAGGCGGGTGCCGGGGGTGGGGTCTGA
- a CDS encoding chaplin → MSRIAKAAALTATVGTALAGVSGTALADSNAKGAAVGSPGVVSGNVIQIPIHLPINLCGNTIDIVGLLNSTNGNVCVND, encoded by the coding sequence ATGTCACGAATCGCCAAGGCAGCGGCCCTCACCGCCACCGTGGGCACGGCGCTCGCCGGCGTCTCCGGCACCGCCCTCGCCGACTCGAACGCCAAGGGGGCGGCCGTCGGCTCCCCGGGCGTCGTCTCGGGCAACGTCATCCAGATCCCGATCCACCTCCCCATCAACCTCTGCGGTAACACCATCGACATCGTCGGGCTGCTCAACTCGACCAACGGCAACGTCTGCGTCAACGACTGA
- a CDS encoding 4'-phosphopantetheinyl transferase family protein, which yields MIAAILPSWAVTEHAFTDAPDDPVSLLFPEEAAHVARAVPKRLHEFATVRVCARAALGRLGLPPGPLLPGKRGAPGWPDGVVGSMTHCQGFRGAAVARAADAASLGIDAEPNGPLPDGVLDMVSLPSEREWLADLAARRPDVHWERLLFSAKESVFKAWYPLTGLELDFDEAELAVDPDAGTFTARLLVPGPVVGGHRLDGFEGRWAAGEGLVVTAIAVPAPAGAATGGTTKEIEDDRTTVS from the coding sequence GTGATCGCCGCGATCCTGCCCTCCTGGGCCGTCACCGAACACGCCTTCACCGACGCCCCGGACGACCCGGTGAGCCTCCTCTTCCCCGAGGAGGCCGCCCATGTCGCCCGCGCCGTCCCCAAGCGCCTGCACGAGTTCGCCACCGTCCGGGTGTGCGCCCGCGCCGCCCTCGGCCGGCTGGGCCTCCCGCCCGGTCCGCTGCTGCCCGGCAAGCGGGGCGCGCCGGGCTGGCCAGACGGGGTGGTGGGCAGCATGACGCACTGTCAGGGCTTCCGGGGCGCCGCCGTCGCGCGGGCCGCCGACGCCGCGTCGCTCGGGATAGACGCCGAGCCGAACGGACCGCTCCCGGACGGCGTCCTCGACATGGTCTCGCTGCCGTCCGAACGCGAGTGGCTCGCCGACCTGGCGGCCCGCCGGCCGGACGTGCACTGGGAACGGCTGCTGTTCAGCGCCAAGGAGAGCGTCTTCAAGGCGTGGTACCCGCTGACCGGCCTGGAGCTGGACTTCGACGAGGCCGAGCTGGCCGTCGATCCGGACGCCGGGACGTTCACGGCCCGGCTGCTGGTGCCGGGTCCGGTGGTCGGCGGCCACCGGCTGGACGGCTTCGAGGGGCGCTGGGCGGCGGGCGAGGGCCTCGTCGTCACGGCCATCGCCGTCCCGGCGCCGGCCGGTGCCGCGACGGGAGGGACCACAAAGGAAATCGAGGACGACCGGACCACCGTCTCCTGA
- a CDS encoding metallophosphoesterase family protein, with protein sequence MPHPQAVPPPQPAPHPAGRLLAVSDLHIAHSENRALTETLRPTHDDDWLIVAGDVAERYDDVEWALRLLAGRFAKVIWAPGNHELWTPPKDPCDLRGEKRYLRLVELCRELGVATPEDPYPVWEGDGGPVAVAPLFTLYDYTFRVPGADTKEESLRRAYEAGVVCTDEHFLHPDPYATRDDWCRARVAYTERRLAEVDPGMRTVLVSHWPLVREPTRILRYPDFAQWCGTELTADWHVRFRAAAAVYGHLHIPRVTRYDGVRFEEVSVGYPREWRPRPPREPLRQILPQPVDEPGAVW encoded by the coding sequence GTGCCCCACCCGCAAGCCGTGCCTCCCCCGCAACCCGCGCCCCACCCGGCCGGAAGACTGCTCGCCGTCAGCGACCTCCACATCGCCCACTCCGAGAACCGCGCCCTCACCGAGACCCTGCGCCCCACCCACGACGACGACTGGTTGATCGTCGCCGGCGACGTCGCCGAGCGGTACGACGACGTCGAGTGGGCGCTCCGGCTGCTCGCCGGCCGCTTCGCCAAGGTGATCTGGGCGCCCGGCAACCACGAGCTGTGGACCCCGCCCAAGGACCCCTGCGACCTGCGCGGCGAGAAGCGCTACCTGCGCCTGGTGGAGCTCTGCCGCGAACTCGGCGTCGCCACGCCCGAGGACCCCTACCCGGTGTGGGAGGGCGACGGCGGCCCGGTGGCCGTCGCGCCGCTGTTCACCCTCTACGACTACACCTTCCGCGTCCCCGGCGCCGACACCAAGGAGGAGTCGCTGCGCCGGGCCTACGAGGCGGGCGTCGTCTGCACCGACGAGCACTTCCTGCACCCCGACCCGTACGCCACCCGCGACGACTGGTGCCGGGCGCGCGTCGCCTACACCGAGCGCCGGCTGGCGGAGGTCGACCCCGGTATGCGGACGGTGCTCGTCAGCCACTGGCCACTGGTCCGCGAACCCACCCGGATCCTGCGCTACCCGGACTTCGCCCAGTGGTGCGGCACCGAGCTCACCGCCGACTGGCACGTCCGCTTCCGGGCCGCCGCCGCGGTCTACGGGCACCTGCACATCCCGCGCGTGACCCGGTACGACGGGGTCCGCTTCGAGGAGGTGTCGGTCGGCTACCCGCGCGAGTGGCGGCCCCGGCCGCCCCGCGAGCCGCTCCGGCAGATCCTGCCCCAGCCCGTCGACGAGCCGGGAGCCGTCTGGTGA
- a CDS encoding serine/threonine-protein kinase, whose protein sequence is MTNDGGRAHQPTSYDLRPPAPAWPNPYADPAAPPVTQDPAAMAVAPGAAADVAPGGTGPVGGPGMAAGSGSAMDSGAAAGPGPAMGPGTAGGSVTAAGPGTAVGEPGAGRRVGGRYLLRSRLGHGGMGTVWRAHDEVVDREVAVKEPRVPDHLPESMRQTIHLRMQREARAAARVAHPSVVAVHDVVVEDGRPWIVMELVKGQSLGGRLNEGTLDAREAARVGLAVLGALEAAHEAGVLHRDVKPDNVLLGRHDRVVLTDFGIAQIEGEQGLTETGGFIGSPEFVAPERALGQRPGPASDLWSLGVVLYAAVEGMSPFRRSNTQATMQAVLSAEPPRPTRGPAVFTDIVMRLLRKEPSARPTTSEVRAALEEVARPAPVAPASAAPTPAVTGSRWIPPVLHHKRKTQWSLGVGVVVVGAAVALFAINPFGYGPATPLHWKVVDEPEIVKASLAVPEDYVKEIKPDEHWVLFNDPGGVYRISLFTESDPPAGSSDASDKTKQVDSARGEAAKRKADFEKGNLSGITEAKSSIDSAPSFDGLDSVEMTTVYRKSGSGDNDPKAVRRTRVIVNKAKDTAWYFEVTMPEKGKARADGDKLYKEALRYLKLKEK, encoded by the coding sequence ATGACCAACGACGGGGGAAGGGCGCATCAGCCCACCAGTTACGACCTGCGGCCGCCGGCCCCGGCCTGGCCGAACCCGTATGCGGACCCGGCGGCGCCGCCGGTGACACAGGACCCGGCCGCGATGGCCGTCGCGCCCGGCGCGGCCGCCGACGTGGCCCCCGGCGGGACGGGACCGGTCGGGGGGCCGGGGATGGCGGCGGGTTCGGGGTCGGCGATGGATTCGGGTGCGGCAGCCGGTCCGGGGCCGGCGATGGGTCCGGGTACGGCCGGGGGCTCGGTGACGGCCGCGGGTCCGGGGACGGCTGTGGGGGAGCCGGGCGCCGGCCGCCGGGTGGGCGGGCGGTACCTGCTCCGGTCGCGGCTGGGCCACGGCGGCATGGGAACGGTGTGGCGGGCGCACGACGAGGTCGTGGACCGCGAGGTCGCCGTCAAGGAGCCGCGCGTCCCGGACCACCTGCCGGAGTCCATGCGGCAGACCATCCACCTGCGGATGCAGCGCGAGGCCCGCGCCGCCGCCCGCGTCGCGCACCCCTCCGTCGTCGCCGTGCACGACGTGGTGGTGGAGGACGGCCGACCCTGGATCGTCATGGAGCTGGTCAAGGGGCAGTCGCTGGGCGGCCGGCTGAACGAGGGGACGCTGGACGCCCGCGAGGCCGCCCGCGTCGGCCTCGCCGTGCTGGGCGCGCTGGAGGCGGCGCACGAGGCGGGAGTGCTGCACCGGGACGTCAAGCCGGACAACGTCCTGCTCGGGCGGCACGACCGGGTCGTGCTCACCGACTTCGGCATCGCGCAGATCGAGGGCGAGCAGGGCCTCACCGAGACCGGCGGCTTCATCGGCTCACCCGAGTTCGTCGCCCCGGAACGGGCGTTGGGACAGCGGCCCGGGCCCGCGTCCGACCTGTGGTCGCTGGGCGTCGTCCTGTACGCGGCCGTCGAGGGCATGTCCCCGTTCCGCCGCTCCAACACGCAGGCGACGATGCAGGCCGTCCTCTCCGCGGAACCGCCGCGTCCGACCCGGGGGCCGGCCGTCTTCACCGACATCGTGATGCGCCTGCTGCGGAAGGAGCCGTCCGCCCGGCCGACGACGTCCGAGGTGCGCGCGGCTCTGGAGGAGGTCGCGCGCCCGGCGCCCGTGGCGCCCGCGTCGGCGGCGCCGACGCCGGCGGTGACCGGCAGCCGGTGGATCCCGCCGGTGCTGCACCACAAGCGGAAGACGCAGTGGTCCCTGGGCGTCGGGGTCGTCGTGGTGGGCGCGGCCGTCGCGCTGTTCGCCATCAACCCGTTCGGGTACGGGCCGGCGACGCCGCTGCACTGGAAGGTCGTCGACGAGCCGGAGATCGTCAAGGCGTCGCTGGCGGTGCCGGAGGACTACGTCAAGGAGATCAAGCCCGACGAGCACTGGGTGCTCTTCAACGACCCCGGCGGGGTCTACCGCATCTCGCTGTTCACCGAGAGCGACCCGCCCGCCGGCTCCTCCGACGCGTCAGACAAGACCAAGCAGGTCGACTCGGCGCGCGGCGAGGCCGCCAAGCGCAAGGCGGACTTCGAAAAGGGCAACTTGTCCGGGATCACGGAGGCCAAGTCGTCGATCGACTCCGCGCCCTCCTTCGACGGCCTCGATTCGGTGGAGATGACGACCGTCTACCGGAAGTCCGGCTCCGGTGACAACGATCCCAAGGCCGTCCGCCGCACCCGCGTCATCGTCAACAAGGCGAAGGACACCGCCTGGTACTTCGAGGTGACGATGCCGGAGAAGGGCAAGGCGCGGGCGGACGGCGACAAGCTGTACAAGGAAGCCCTGCGGTACCTCAAGCTCAAGGAGAAGTGA
- a CDS encoding SWIM zinc finger family protein, translated as MSTATRRATHTHEKPATRGKPAGREKPAAPGGTWWSRRWIRALESLGATYPNPRLPRGRTLARQGAVQGLTVRPGEVTARVELAKTSYEVTLRLPVFGDGEWTAGVRVLAGQLRHAASLLEGRMPEDIDATFGKAGLALFPRRGELSCHCDCRDSGDPCSHGAAVHYTFADALQDNPFLLPALRGRGRERLLTELRAARSGGTADASAAPETIAAAELPADDSYFTGGDLTAVPLHPQPPADPARRLRRLGPPPGRSPADAELLAGAVERAAAHAWRTAGGSA; from the coding sequence ATGAGCACCGCCACGCGCCGCGCCACACACACCCACGAAAAGCCCGCCACCCGGGGGAAGCCGGCCGGCCGCGAGAAACCGGCCGCCCCGGGCGGCACCTGGTGGAGCAGGCGCTGGATCCGCGCCCTGGAGTCGCTGGGCGCCACCTACCCCAACCCCCGCCTCCCGCGCGGCCGTACGCTGGCCCGCCAGGGCGCGGTCCAGGGCCTGACGGTCCGCCCGGGCGAGGTCACCGCCCGGGTGGAACTGGCCAAGACGAGTTACGAGGTGACGCTGCGGCTCCCGGTCTTCGGCGACGGCGAGTGGACGGCCGGCGTCCGGGTGCTGGCCGGGCAGCTCCGGCACGCGGCGTCCCTGCTCGAAGGCCGGATGCCCGAGGACATCGACGCCACCTTCGGCAAAGCCGGGCTCGCCCTCTTCCCCCGGCGCGGCGAGCTTTCCTGCCACTGCGACTGCCGGGACAGCGGTGACCCGTGTTCCCACGGTGCCGCCGTCCACTACACCTTCGCCGACGCCCTCCAGGACAACCCCTTCCTACTGCCCGCCCTGCGCGGGCGCGGCCGGGAGAGGCTGCTGACCGAACTGCGGGCCGCCCGGTCCGGCGGCACCGCCGACGCGTCCGCCGCCCCCGAGACCATCGCCGCCGCCGAACTGCCCGCCGACGACTCCTACTTCACCGGCGGCGACCTCACCGCCGTCCCCCTGCACCCCCAGCCGCCCGCCGACCCCGCCCGCAGGCTGCGCCGGCTGGGCCCGCCGCCGGGCCGCTCACCGGCCGACGCCGAGCTGCTGGCCGGCGCGGTGGAACGGGCCGCGGCCCACGCGTGGCGCACGGCGGGAGGGAGCGCCTGA
- a CDS encoding DEAD/DEAH box helicase → MPGNGAIAFWGTPEPAVEAAALGLPAGAADTTGTRLPASLTPPTLPTLPTLLPHGGSLVDVDVPALLVPVGEAVGALAALTATGTDADASDGDGDDGDGDGDGDDVPEAPAPGRPWGHSVHAWAVAARLALEHVTAGHLVPVLREAGEGQVRAHWRAATDGDPRLAALAAALPAAAHALRVPTPDAASPPKATSAPDATDTPPTPTRVWSPLALLTAFCDAVADACARTTDAPALAPTTPPTWAATLTTTPNSPDIPASAAPTPDQLAAWALAGDGERAAVRLHLRLGTPAGPDALWPLTFHLEAVDEPGTLVSAHRVWDAGSDPLPLGGRVLDGPQEALTEGLGRAARVFRPLAACLEESRPTRVLLNPFQAAGLFGDTATALHTAGIGLTVPEELGGKGGKGGEGGEGGEGGEGGDDGASGNVLGPRLRVGTRRTHRNTHRNTHGSTHNSTPGNNAAPRARTVTYRWEAVVGDDVVTPDEVALLASRGEPLAPWRNTWIRLDPDRIDQLAGLVGTSGRLSTAEALAIALCGHHRTEEFGDVPAVADGSVADLVGRLREAGGRTEPDLTGVRADLRDYQRRGVAWLQSLTDLGFGALLADDMGLGKTLQTIALLAGRTGDRPRLVVCPTSVVSNWERELARFAPGLTVIRHHGARRATGPDAFTPGAVVVTSYALLRLDADLLASADWDLVVLDEAQQIKNHTAQTARAALRLDARARVALTGTPVENRLSELWSIAHFANPGLLGSHRRFKERFAGPIERGGDREAAERLRAVVSPFVLRRMKSAVVDELPAKMESTVPCDLTAEQARLYRAAVADALDGDDGLGTGIRRQGNVLRLLTHLKQICNHPAQYLGEVPASANALAGRSGKLMRATEMLGEAVAVGDRALVFTQYRVMGELLARHLATELGLDDVPFLHGGTPAERRDAMVDAFQHGDAASPLLVISLKAGGFGLNLTRASHVLHYDRWWNPAVEDQATDRAHRIGQTKTVHVHKLVTADTFEERIDALLESKRSLADAVVGTSETWLAELDDAALRALVRLADSEESTSAGDPTPSAVTGETA, encoded by the coding sequence CCCACGCTTCCCACCCTTCTGCCGCACGGCGGCTCCCTGGTGGACGTGGACGTCCCCGCGCTGCTGGTCCCGGTCGGCGAGGCGGTCGGCGCGCTGGCTGCCCTGACCGCAACCGGAACCGACGCCGACGCCAGCGACGGCGACGGCGACGACGGCGACGGCGACGGCGACGGCGACGACGTGCCGGAAGCCCCCGCCCCCGGCCGCCCCTGGGGCCACTCCGTCCACGCCTGGGCCGTCGCCGCCCGCCTCGCCCTGGAGCACGTCACCGCCGGCCACCTCGTCCCCGTGCTGCGTGAGGCCGGCGAGGGCCAGGTCCGCGCCCACTGGCGGGCCGCGACCGACGGCGACCCACGGCTGGCGGCCCTCGCCGCGGCTCTGCCCGCCGCCGCCCACGCCCTGCGCGTCCCGACGCCGGACGCCGCCTCCCCACCGAAGGCCACTTCCGCACCGGACGCCACCGACACACCCCCCACCCCCACGCGCGTCTGGTCCCCCCTCGCCCTCCTCACCGCCTTCTGCGACGCCGTCGCCGACGCCTGCGCCCGCACCACCGACGCCCCGGCTCTCGCACCCACCACCCCACCCACTTGGGCAGCCACCCTCACCACCACCCCCAACTCCCCCGATATCCCCGCCTCCGCCGCCCCCACCCCCGACCAGCTCGCCGCATGGGCCCTGGCCGGCGACGGCGAGCGGGCCGCCGTCCGGCTCCACCTCCGCCTCGGCACGCCCGCCGGGCCGGACGCGCTCTGGCCGCTGACCTTCCACCTGGAGGCGGTGGACGAACCGGGCACCCTGGTCTCCGCCCACCGCGTCTGGGACGCCGGTTCCGACCCCCTCCCCCTCGGCGGCCGGGTCCTGGACGGCCCGCAGGAGGCGCTGACCGAGGGGCTGGGCCGCGCGGCCCGCGTGTTCCGGCCCCTCGCCGCCTGTCTGGAGGAGAGCCGGCCGACGCGGGTGCTGCTCAACCCCTTCCAGGCGGCCGGGTTGTTCGGCGACACCGCGACCGCCCTGCACACCGCGGGCATCGGGCTCACCGTCCCGGAGGAGTTGGGCGGCAAAGGCGGCAAAGGTGGCGAAGGCGGTGAAGGAGGTGAAGGCGGTGAAGGAGGTGACGACGGCGCGAGCGGCAATGTCCTCGGCCCCCGCCTCCGCGTCGGCACCCGCCGGACGCACCGAAACACGCACCGAAACACGCACGGAAGCACGCACAACAGCACGCCCGGGAACAACGCCGCACCCCGCGCCCGTACCGTCACCTACCGCTGGGAAGCCGTCGTCGGCGACGACGTGGTGACCCCCGACGAGGTCGCCCTCCTCGCCTCCCGCGGCGAGCCCCTCGCCCCCTGGCGGAACACCTGGATCCGGCTCGACCCCGACCGGATCGACCAACTGGCCGGACTCGTCGGCACGTCGGGACGGCTCTCGACCGCCGAGGCGCTGGCCATCGCGCTGTGCGGCCACCACCGCACCGAGGAGTTCGGCGACGTGCCGGCCGTCGCCGACGGCTCGGTCGCCGACCTCGTCGGGCGGCTGCGCGAGGCGGGCGGGCGCACCGAGCCCGACCTCACCGGTGTGCGCGCCGACCTCCGCGACTACCAGCGGCGCGGCGTCGCCTGGCTGCAGTCCCTCACCGACCTGGGCTTCGGCGCGCTGCTCGCCGACGACATGGGCCTGGGCAAGACGCTCCAGACCATCGCGCTGCTCGCCGGCCGCACCGGCGACCGCCCCCGGCTCGTCGTCTGCCCGACGTCCGTCGTGAGCAACTGGGAGCGCGAACTGGCCCGGTTCGCACCGGGCTTGACCGTCATCCGTCATCACGGTGCCCGGCGGGCCACCGGCCCCGACGCCTTCACCCCAGGCGCGGTCGTCGTCACCAGCTACGCCCTGCTGCGGCTGGACGCCGACCTGCTCGCCTCCGCCGACTGGGACCTCGTCGTCCTGGACGAGGCGCAGCAGATCAAGAACCACACCGCGCAGACGGCCCGCGCGGCCCTGCGCCTGGACGCCCGGGCCCGGGTGGCGCTGACCGGTACCCCGGTCGAGAACCGGCTGTCGGAGCTGTGGTCCATCGCGCACTTCGCCAACCCCGGGCTGCTCGGCTCGCACCGGCGGTTCAAGGAGCGGTTCGCCGGGCCGATCGAGCGCGGCGGCGACCGGGAGGCGGCCGAGCGGCTGCGTGCCGTCGTCTCGCCGTTCGTGCTGCGGCGGATGAAGAGCGCGGTGGTGGACGAGCTGCCGGCCAAGATGGAGTCCACGGTCCCCTGCGACCTCACCGCCGAGCAGGCCCGGCTCTACCGGGCCGCCGTCGCGGACGCGCTCGACGGCGACGACGGGCTCGGCACCGGCATCCGGCGGCAGGGCAACGTGCTGCGGCTGCTCACCCACCTCAAGCAGATCTGCAACCACCCGGCCCAGTACCTGGGCGAGGTCCCGGCGTCCGCGAACGCGCTGGCGGGCCGGTCCGGGAAGCTGATGCGGGCGACGGAGATGCTGGGCGAGGCCGTCGCGGTGGGCGACCGGGCCCTCGTCTTCACCCAGTACCGCGTCATGGGCGAGCTGCTGGCCCGCCACCTCGCCACCGAACTCGGCCTGGACGACGTACCGTTCCTGCACGGCGGCACCCCGGCCGAGCGGCGCGACGCGATGGTGGACGCGTTCCAGCACGGCGACGCGGCGTCCCCGCTGCTCGTCATCAGCCTCAAGGCGGGCGGCTTCGGCCTCAACCTCACCCGGGCCTCGCACGTCCTGCACTACGACCGCTGGTGGAACCCCGCCGTCGAGGACCAGGCCACCGACCGCGCCCACCGCATCGGCCAGACGAAGACCGTGCACGTGCACAAACTGGTCACCGCCGACACCTTCGAGGAACGCATCGACGCGCTCCTGGAGAGCAAGCGCTCCCTCGCGGACGCCGTCGTCGGTACGAGTGAGACCTGGCTGGCCGAGCTCGACGACGCCGCCCTGCGCGCCCTCGTCCGCCTCGCCGACTCGGAGGAGTCCACGAGCGCGGGCGACCCGACCCCCTCGGCAGTCACAGGAGAAACGGCATGA